A region of uncultured Draconibacterium sp. DNA encodes the following proteins:
- a CDS encoding ATP-binding cassette domain-containing protein — MELFEARNVNKVFASTQALTDVSISVKEQSIFGLLGPNGAGKTTLIRIINQITAPDSGELFLNGRKMNRADISQIGYLPEERGLYKKMKIGEQAIYLAQLKGMSYRDASNNLKKWFEKFDIMPWWNKKVEELSKGMQQKVQFITTVVHQPKLLIFDEPFSGFDPINANLLKKEILNLKAEGATIIFSTHNMGSVEELCDHIALINKSKKIEDGPTDEIRMKYKTNLFDIKYRGEFRAIDLALGTDYKIISHDESEKSSTLKVQYMNGKSNNELLSAIMPAAEILAFEELIPSMNDVFIKAVEESNKN, encoded by the coding sequence ATGGAATTATTTGAAGCGCGCAATGTAAACAAGGTTTTTGCCAGCACTCAGGCTTTAACCGATGTTAGCATTTCGGTGAAAGAACAAAGCATTTTTGGCTTACTCGGCCCCAACGGAGCAGGCAAAACCACCCTCATCCGCATTATTAACCAGATTACCGCCCCCGACAGCGGTGAGCTATTTCTGAACGGAAGAAAAATGAATCGGGCAGACATTTCACAAATTGGCTACCTGCCTGAAGAACGCGGACTGTACAAAAAAATGAAGATTGGTGAGCAGGCCATCTATCTGGCTCAACTGAAAGGCATGTCTTACCGCGATGCATCGAACAATCTGAAAAAGTGGTTTGAGAAATTTGATATCATGCCCTGGTGGAACAAAAAAGTGGAAGAGCTGTCGAAAGGAATGCAGCAAAAAGTACAGTTTATTACCACAGTGGTTCATCAGCCTAAACTGCTGATATTTGATGAGCCTTTTAGCGGTTTCGATCCCATTAATGCCAACCTGCTGAAGAAGGAAATTCTGAACCTGAAAGCGGAAGGTGCAACCATTATTTTTTCTACACACAACATGGGATCGGTAGAAGAATTATGCGACCACATTGCACTGATCAACAAATCGAAAAAGATTGAAGACGGGCCAACTGACGAGATTCGGATGAAATATAAAACGAACCTATTCGACATAAAATACAGGGGTGAATTCAGAGCTATTGACCTGGCTTTGGGAACCGATTACAAAATTATCAGTCACGATGAGTCGGAAAAGTCAAGCACCCTGAAAGTGCAATACATGAATGGAAAATCGAATAACGAGTTGTTGTCGGCCATTATGCCGGCTGCCGAAATTCTGGCATTCGAAGAGCTTATTCCGAGCATGAACGACGTATTTATTAAAGCCGTTGAAGAGTCGAACAAAAACTAA
- a CDS encoding ABC transporter permease has translation MNNTLLILKQEYLKRVKKKSFIILTILMPFLIAGVYGLVIYFSIKDDTEERTIAVYDSTNLFLGEFSEEGTTSYHFIPKEEYETLKTNLKGSGYYGLLFIPSDIYSNNQAQLFSEKQLPFELTEQIERKLSRFIENDKRQKVIEESGIPDLEERLSKTRTSVNLSTLKVSQSGETKKSSSVVAFIASYAMGLLIYFFVFMYGAMVMRSVMEEKKSRIIEVIISSVKPSQLMAGKIIGTALVGLTQVAIWVGLGGIGLVVVQSFFLNPDTAQQMGQSIMESQGQMNPAAMQAAAPNQVTEVMEMIGNLNLPLILFSFVFYFLAGYLLYSALLGAVGAAVDNDEDSQQMVFPVTFPLILSIMLLFPIAKNPEGPLAFWCSIIPFTSPVAMMARVPYDLPIWELLLSMGLLILTTIVCIMAAAKIYRIGLLMYGKKVNIKELIKWLRYKG, from the coding sequence ATGAACAACACATTACTGATATTAAAACAAGAGTACCTGAAACGGGTAAAAAAGAAATCGTTCATCATATTAACCATCCTGATGCCATTTTTAATAGCCGGCGTTTACGGATTGGTAATTTATTTCTCGATAAAAGACGATACCGAAGAGCGCACTATTGCAGTGTACGACTCCACCAATTTATTTCTTGGCGAATTCAGCGAAGAAGGAACAACGAGTTATCATTTTATCCCGAAAGAAGAATATGAAACATTAAAAACCAACCTGAAAGGGAGTGGTTACTACGGCCTTCTTTTTATTCCATCCGATATTTATTCAAACAACCAGGCGCAGCTTTTCTCTGAGAAACAGTTGCCGTTTGAATTAACCGAACAAATTGAGCGCAAACTCAGTCGTTTTATCGAAAATGATAAGCGCCAAAAAGTAATCGAGGAATCGGGCATCCCCGATTTGGAGGAAAGACTGAGCAAAACACGAACCAGCGTAAACCTGAGTACACTAAAGGTATCGCAATCAGGCGAAACCAAAAAAAGTTCGTCGGTGGTGGCTTTTATTGCCAGCTACGCGATGGGGCTTCTCATTTATTTCTTTGTTTTTATGTACGGCGCCATGGTAATGCGTAGTGTAATGGAAGAAAAGAAAAGCCGCATTATCGAGGTGATCATCTCATCGGTGAAGCCCAGCCAGCTGATGGCCGGTAAAATTATCGGAACCGCTTTGGTTGGCCTCACGCAGGTTGCCATTTGGGTTGGTTTGGGCGGCATTGGTCTGGTAGTAGTACAAAGTTTCTTTTTAAATCCAGATACTGCACAGCAAATGGGGCAAAGTATTATGGAATCACAAGGGCAAATGAATCCGGCTGCGATGCAGGCTGCTGCACCTAACCAGGTAACAGAAGTAATGGAAATGATTGGCAATCTAAATCTACCGCTAATCCTGTTCTCGTTTGTGTTCTATTTCCTGGCAGGTTATTTACTTTACAGTGCTTTACTGGGTGCTGTTGGTGCCGCGGTCGATAACGACGAAGATTCGCAGCAGATGGTATTCCCGGTAACTTTCCCGTTGATCCTTTCCATTATGCTGCTTTTCCCCATTGCGAAAAATCCCGAAGGCCCGCTGGCATTTTGGTGTTCGATAATACCATTCACCTCACCTGTTGCAATGATGGCACGTGTACCTTACGATCTGCCCATTTGGGAGCTGTTACTATCGATGGGACTACTTATACTTACAACCATTGTATGCATTATGGCAGCGGCCAAAATCTACCGCATTGGGTTACTGATGTATGGCAAAAAGGTAAATATTAAAGAGTTGATTAAATGGCTTCGGTATAAAGGCTAG
- the cysK gene encoding cysteine synthase A, whose protein sequence is MKAKNILETIGNTPHVKINRLYPEDYEVWVKVEKTNPGGSIKDRIALAMVEDAEKKGLLKEGSVIIEPTSGNTGIGLALVAAVKGYRLILTMPESMSLERRRALKAFGAELELTPKEKGMKGAIAKAEELASELGNAWIPQQFNNPANVAVHRDFTAQEILKDFPEGFDYLITGVGTGGHISGVAEVLKAKFPNLKVFAVEPDSSPVIGGKDPGPHGIQGIGAGFIPNNLNTDLLDGTVEISKEEAFEYAQKAAREEGLFVGISSGASLAAVAKKIKELPKGSRILTFSYDHGERYLSIEGLY, encoded by the coding sequence ATGAAAGCGAAGAACATTTTAGAGACCATTGGCAACACGCCGCATGTAAAAATTAATCGCCTCTATCCGGAGGATTACGAAGTTTGGGTGAAAGTAGAAAAAACAAACCCGGGAGGAAGCATAAAAGACCGTATTGCACTCGCAATGGTTGAGGATGCCGAGAAAAAAGGACTGCTGAAAGAAGGTTCGGTAATAATTGAACCTACATCGGGAAATACCGGGATCGGTTTGGCATTGGTGGCAGCCGTAAAAGGTTATCGTTTAATTCTTACTATGCCGGAGTCAATGTCGCTGGAAAGAAGAAGAGCATTAAAAGCATTTGGTGCCGAGCTGGAATTAACACCAAAAGAAAAAGGAATGAAAGGTGCCATTGCCAAAGCCGAAGAACTGGCCAGTGAACTGGGAAATGCATGGATTCCACAACAGTTTAACAATCCGGCAAACGTTGCCGTACACCGCGATTTTACTGCACAGGAAATTTTAAAAGATTTCCCCGAAGGTTTTGATTACCTGATTACCGGTGTTGGTACCGGGGGCCACATAAGCGGAGTTGCCGAAGTTTTAAAAGCAAAATTTCCGAACCTGAAAGTTTTTGCTGTTGAACCGGATTCAAGCCCGGTTATTGGTGGAAAAGATCCCGGTCCACACGGAATTCAGGGAATTGGTGCCGGATTTATTCCGAACAACCTGAATACTGATCTTCTTGATGGAACAGTAGAAATCAGTAAAGAGGAAGCTTTTGAATATGCTCAGAAAGCGGCAAGAGAAGAAGGTTTGTTTGTTGGTATTTCATCGGGAGCATCGTTGGCAGCCGTTGCCAAAAAGATAAAAGAACTTCCGAAAGGATCGCGGATTCTTACATTCTCGTACGACCACGGCGAGCGCTACTTATCGATAGAAGGATTGTATTAA
- a CDS encoding DUF302 domain-containing protein has product MKGLTMFLTGLIVGILLTVIVLIVVMPKQMFVVNESKVGFDETVAAIEQSAKDNNWSMPHLYDLQATMKKHGFDVKPVKVFSLCKPDHAYQILSSDQERVVSALMPCRVAVYERNGKTYVSMLNSGLFSRFMGNKVKTVMGAASEENKQILAPVIK; this is encoded by the coding sequence ATGAAAGGATTAACTATGTTTTTAACCGGACTTATTGTTGGAATACTTTTAACCGTAATTGTATTGATTGTTGTAATGCCCAAACAAATGTTTGTGGTAAACGAAAGTAAAGTGGGTTTTGACGAAACAGTTGCAGCCATTGAACAATCGGCAAAAGACAACAACTGGAGCATGCCACATTTATACGATCTGCAGGCAACCATGAAAAAACATGGTTTTGATGTAAAACCTGTGAAAGTATTTTCGCTGTGTAAGCCCGATCATGCTTACCAGATTTTGAGCAGCGATCAGGAACGTGTAGTTTCGGCACTAATGCCTTGCCGCGTTGCGGTTTACGAGCGAAACGGCAAAACCTATGTTTCGATGCTAAATTCCGGCTTGTTCTCGAGATTTATGGGAAACAAGGTTAAAACCGTTATGGGGGCAGCCAGCGAAGAAAACAAACAGATACTGGCCCCCGTTATCAAGTAA
- a CDS encoding heavy metal-associated domain-containing protein produces the protein MKRLLYLFILIGFVACNSGTQKNTQVAQPEQIVEATIDIGGLHCDACVASVEKGVNSLSGIESVKVTLADSTAIVTYNASAVSIDEIEKSIEKRGYTIKAVN, from the coding sequence ATGAAAAGACTATTGTATTTATTCATCCTGATTGGATTTGTTGCCTGTAACTCAGGAACTCAAAAAAACACTCAAGTAGCTCAACCGGAACAAATTGTTGAAGCCACTATTGATATTGGCGGATTGCACTGCGATGCCTGTGTAGCCTCGGTCGAAAAAGGAGTAAATTCCCTGAGCGGGATTGAATCGGTAAAAGTGACACTTGCTGATTCAACTGCCATTGTTACATACAACGCATCGGCTGTGTCAATCGATGAAATTGAAAAGAGTATTGAAAAGCGCGGATACACTATAAAAGCCGTGAATTAA
- a CDS encoding ABC transporter permease: MMKDKNKINSFELMAFHFKNELKAIFTDSGAVLILVGALMIYPLLYSFGYFNEVLTNLPVGVVDLDQTATSRKYTSMLDASREAQVTYNPQSLKEAEQLFLENKIDGVLLIPKGFQKNVLSTKQANIAVYADGSYLLKYKTFYTAAQTVNAYFGAGVGVQHYLAEGKSLRQAKASASPLSIQTHMLYIPSGSYGSFIMPGLIIIIIQQTLLIGIGIMGGTFSESKASPFRLPENKRRREIIPLVFGRVGAYLLISAFNICLALILIHDWFNYPDKGNMFDVLMLLFPFLLSVIFFGIGLSTLFKHRESAIVFMMFLSPIALFLSGISWPVSAMPDWLVGLSKILPGTTAVPAYLRLRTMGVGITEVKSEVLKLYFQAGSYAFLTIVYFYIRLYVRKIRK; the protein is encoded by the coding sequence ATGATGAAAGACAAGAATAAAATAAACAGCTTCGAGTTAATGGCTTTTCATTTTAAGAATGAATTGAAAGCAATTTTTACAGATAGCGGTGCTGTGTTGATTTTGGTGGGAGCGCTAATGATATATCCGCTGTTATACTCGTTCGGATATTTTAACGAGGTGCTTACCAACTTACCGGTTGGTGTTGTTGATTTAGATCAAACAGCTACCAGCCGAAAATACACCAGTATGCTTGATGCCTCGCGTGAAGCGCAGGTTACATACAATCCACAAAGTTTAAAAGAGGCTGAACAGCTTTTTCTGGAAAATAAAATTGATGGTGTTTTACTTATTCCAAAAGGATTTCAGAAAAATGTGCTGTCGACAAAACAGGCCAATATTGCCGTTTATGCCGATGGTAGTTACCTGTTAAAATACAAAACATTCTACACGGCGGCACAAACCGTTAATGCTTATTTTGGGGCAGGTGTTGGCGTGCAACATTACCTTGCCGAAGGAAAATCCTTACGACAGGCAAAAGCTTCGGCCAGTCCCTTGAGTATTCAAACGCACATGCTTTACATTCCTTCTGGTTCATATGGTAGTTTTATCATGCCCGGATTAATCATTATCATCATTCAGCAAACCTTGCTTATTGGTATTGGCATTATGGGGGGGACTTTCTCCGAATCAAAAGCGTCCCCGTTCAGATTACCGGAAAACAAACGCAGGCGCGAAATTATTCCATTAGTCTTTGGTAGAGTAGGTGCTTATTTGCTTATCTCAGCATTTAATATTTGCCTTGCATTGATCCTTATTCACGACTGGTTTAACTATCCCGACAAAGGGAATATGTTTGATGTGCTGATGTTATTATTCCCCTTCTTATTGTCGGTAATATTTTTCGGAATTGGTCTGTCAACGTTATTTAAACATCGCGAGTCGGCCATTGTATTTATGATGTTTTTATCGCCGATTGCCTTATTCTTAAGCGGTATTTCCTGGCCGGTGTCTGCTATGCCCGACTGGTTGGTGGGCTTATCCAAAATTTTGCCCGGAACTACAGCCGTTCCTGCCTATTTGCGTTTACGCACAATGGGCGTTGGAATTACTGAGGTAAAATCAGAGGTGCTAAAATTATATTTTCAGGCAGGAAGTTATGCCTTTCTGACAATTGTATATTTCTATATTCGGCTGTATGTTAGGAAAATAAGAAAGTGA